A genomic region of Barnesiella viscericola DSM 18177 contains the following coding sequences:
- a CDS encoding thiol protease/hemagglutinin PrtT codes for MKKRFLLLSFCVFLVMGLCAKPRSLQEAQQIANSFSGNTGKTTDLKKGVKSTTQLAFVQEGASQPLYYVFNKGTGFVIVSADDRATEILGYSDAGSFDVNNLPDNFRFLLESYATELEDLSAVPETDAVPMIPVKASAQTGNTSVAPLLGNILWDQGDPYNNFCPTLQNGNKAAVGCVATAMSQIMGYYQWPLKGTGTIPGYTTRTNGFVIDDVNIDNTYYDWDHMTPFYNSESTAEEREAVALLAYHCGISVNMDYDSSSGAYSFDVPKALTTYFGYNENMEIYSRSYYTKAEWDSIIRNELDESRPVYYSGQSTGGGHAFVCDGYDTNGLFHINWGWSGLSNGYFLLSDLTPSAQGTGGSNSGYNSSQSIIVGIQPQTMPEREEYQIYLASTMEVSDTEIGRNDSFDVDFQTLWNNGARTFTGFVGVVLCDESDKIACVLDSITATFNTLGGWGSGRFTIDVPETVADGSYRLCFAYRAEGKSDYHVIRTPVGKPNYVRTRIEGDKIYFSGAEDQQPALRLDALEVVGNLYYDRNGRFRYTVTNDGGEYVSVLVLYMISATSENVYTLGSINPVVIAQGETQTFEVLEPVVLPEGEYYVYLCYDPYNSYETLQNVSLLGEGIPVTVLPTPETNEVNLRLNTPLSFADNSHVDGSDINMTVSITNQGDYFSHIVTAYVFPERGGESLGYVGYQTFTIDAGETRDLTLSGALTLDEGSYMLALFYYDENERSWLQFQPYEYSQLLFTLSGVPTAIDAAEMEKMTVYPNPAHDMMYVRASGEITDIEVYDLSGRRLLQMQPETEGEVQVPVAGLQAGTYMLMVRTEQEVKTTQFIKK; via the coding sequence ATGAAAAAGAGATTCCTACTACTTTCTTTCTGTGTTTTCTTGGTGATGGGCCTGTGCGCCAAGCCCCGTTCATTACAGGAGGCACAACAGATCGCCAATAGCTTTTCGGGTAATACCGGCAAGACGACCGATCTTAAAAAAGGTGTGAAATCTACCACGCAACTTGCGTTTGTCCAGGAGGGGGCTTCGCAGCCGCTCTATTATGTGTTCAATAAGGGAACGGGATTTGTTATCGTATCGGCCGACGATCGGGCAACCGAAATTTTGGGCTATTCCGATGCGGGTTCGTTTGATGTCAACAATCTGCCCGATAACTTTCGGTTCTTATTGGAATCGTATGCGACTGAATTAGAGGACCTCTCTGCCGTACCTGAGACAGATGCCGTTCCGATGATACCAGTCAAGGCTTCTGCCCAAACGGGAAATACTTCGGTAGCACCCTTGCTGGGTAATATCCTGTGGGATCAGGGCGATCCGTATAATAACTTCTGTCCCACATTGCAAAATGGGAACAAAGCGGCTGTGGGGTGTGTTGCCACGGCCATGTCTCAGATTATGGGATACTATCAGTGGCCTCTTAAAGGTACTGGTACGATACCCGGTTATACGACGCGTACCAATGGGTTTGTGATCGACGATGTGAACATCGACAATACCTATTATGATTGGGACCACATGACTCCCTTTTATAACTCAGAGAGTACAGCCGAAGAGCGAGAGGCCGTAGCTCTTCTTGCCTATCATTGCGGTATCTCGGTAAATATGGATTATGATTCTTCGAGTGGAGCTTATAGTTTTGATGTCCCTAAGGCTTTAACTACTTATTTCGGATATAACGAGAATATGGAAATCTATAGCCGCTCTTATTATACCAAGGCCGAATGGGATTCGATTATCCGGAATGAGTTGGACGAAAGTCGCCCTGTATATTACAGTGGTCAAAGTACTGGGGGCGGTCACGCTTTTGTTTGCGACGGTTACGACACGAACGGTTTGTTCCATATCAACTGGGGTTGGAGCGGTTTGTCGAATGGCTATTTTCTGCTTTCCGATCTGACTCCGTCGGCACAGGGTACCGGAGGTTCCAATAGTGGCTACAACAGTAGTCAGTCTATAATCGTGGGGATACAACCGCAAACCATGCCCGAGAGAGAGGAGTACCAGATTTATTTGGCCTCGACTATGGAGGTCTCCGACACAGAGATAGGTCGTAATGATTCTTTTGATGTGGATTTTCAAACTCTCTGGAACAATGGAGCCCGAACATTTACCGGGTTTGTGGGAGTTGTTTTGTGTGATGAGTCGGACAAGATTGCTTGTGTCCTTGATTCCATAACGGCGACATTCAATACCCTGGGAGGTTGGGGCTCGGGACGCTTTACCATTGATGTCCCTGAAACGGTTGCCGATGGCTCTTACCGGCTCTGTTTTGCCTATCGGGCAGAGGGAAAGAGCGATTATCATGTAATACGGACCCCTGTGGGCAAACCCAACTATGTACGTACGAGAATAGAGGGTGATAAGATCTACTTTTCGGGTGCCGAAGATCAACAACCGGCGTTGAGACTTGACGCTTTGGAAGTGGTTGGTAACTTATATTATGATCGGAATGGACGATTCAGATATACGGTGACCAATGACGGCGGTGAATATGTATCGGTTTTAGTATTGTATATGATTTCTGCAACGAGTGAGAATGTGTATACATTGGGTAGTATTAATCCTGTCGTAATTGCCCAGGGTGAGACTCAGACGTTTGAAGTGTTGGAGCCTGTTGTCCTTCCCGAGGGAGAATACTACGTGTATCTCTGTTACGATCCCTATAATTCGTATGAAACTCTTCAAAATGTCAGTCTCTTGGGTGAGGGTATCCCGGTGACGGTCTTGCCTACTCCGGAAACAAATGAGGTTAATCTGAGATTGAACACGCCTCTCTCTTTTGCCGATAATAGTCATGTAGATGGGTCGGATATAAATATGACGGTAAGCATCACCAACCAGGGAGATTATTTTTCCCATATTGTTACTGCCTATGTTTTCCCCGAAAGAGGTGGAGAATCGTTGGGCTATGTCGGGTACCAAACGTTTACTATTGACGCCGGTGAAACACGAGATTTGACCCTCAGTGGCGCTTTGACCTTAGACGAAGGCTCTTATATGCTGGCATTGTTTTATTATGATGAAAACGAACGTAGTTGGTTACAATTCCAGCCGTATGAATATAGCCAGCTGCTTTTCACATTGTCGGGAGTACCTACCGCCATCGATGCCGCCGAAATGGAGAAGATGACCGTCTATCCCAATCCGGCTCACGATATGATGTATGTGCGCGCTTCGGGCGAGATAACTGACATTGAGGTGTATGATTTGTCGGGCCGTCGGCTTTTGCAGATGCAACCCGAGACCGAGGGTGAAGTGCAAGTGCCCGTGGCCGGTTTGCAGGCCGGTACGTATATGTTGATGGTACGTACTGAACAAGAGGTGAAAACAACCCAATTTATCAAGAAATAA
- a CDS encoding gliding motility lipoprotein GldH yields MKKTGLLIGLAVVGLGSICSCRQTDVYNEFNTLPRNGWFKRDVQRFTPESPDSTGRYDLYLTLRHNGDYAYRNLWLFVSYTGADGEQKTDTVNCELADEFGRWSGGGWGSYYQQELLLDDCFRFVGKEQVVTIQQAMRDDRIRGISDVGIRIAPHTEP; encoded by the coding sequence ATGAAGAAGACCGGCTTACTCATAGGACTGGCCGTCGTGGGGCTGGGGAGCATCTGCTCATGCCGGCAGACCGACGTCTACAACGAGTTTAATACCTTGCCCCGAAACGGCTGGTTTAAGCGCGACGTGCAACGCTTTACCCCCGAGTCGCCCGACTCTACCGGGCGGTATGACCTCTACCTCACCCTGCGCCACAACGGCGATTATGCCTACCGCAACCTGTGGCTCTTCGTGTCGTATACCGGGGCCGACGGCGAGCAGAAGACCGACACGGTCAACTGCGAACTGGCCGACGAGTTCGGCCGTTGGTCGGGAGGCGGCTGGGGCTCCTATTACCAGCAGGAACTCTTGCTCGACGATTGTTTCCGCTTTGTGGGTAAGGAGCAGGTGGTTACCATTCAGCAGGCCATGCGCGACGACCGCATTCGCGGCATCTCCGATGTGGGCATTCGCATCGCCCCTCACACCGAGCCCTGA
- a CDS encoding alpha amylase C-terminal domain-containing protein has protein sequence MKTLKLIKNDPWLAPYKRAIEGRHNRAVEKIAELTNGSGNLSEFADGYLYFGLHKEKRHWVFREWAPNANAIYLIGTFSDWKELPQYKLLAIGGGVWEIKLPLKTLHHLDLYKLSVHWNGGEGERIPAWATRVVQDPETYIFSAQIWDPEKPFTFTKTRFKPKTSPLLIYECHIGMAQQEEKVGTYNEFREKILPRIAVDGYNAIQIMAIQEHPYYGSFGYHVSSFFAPSSRFGTPDDLKALIDEAHQRGIAVIMDIVHSHAVKNEVEGLGRFDGSYDQYFYGDNRREHPAWDSLCFDYGKNAVIHFLLSNCKYWLDEFHFDGFRFDGVTSMLYYNHGLGQAFCSYDDYYNGGQDDNAIVYLTLANELIHQVNPHAITIAEEMSGMPGLASKFKDGGIGFDYRMAMGIPDFWIKTIKEKKDEDWKPTAIFWELTNRRADEKTINYAESHDQALVGDKTIIFRLIDDVMYWHMSKNDTNFVVDRGMALHKMIRLVTLSTINGGYLNFMGNEFGHPEWIDFPRQGNGWSYKYARRQWDLVDRDDLKYQYLGAFDQAMIHLVSQKKKFEQTPIVKLCENDGDQVLAFMRDDLLFVFNFHPCKSFNGYGILAPAGEYSTLMSSDDPEFGGYGLVDKSVPHFTRRDPLFENEHKEWLLLYLPARTAQILRRKKPEEIGISEPSEKVEKAPGKKTDSKPAAGKKAATKPATRAPRAKKESGK, from the coding sequence ATGAAAACGCTGAAACTAATCAAAAACGACCCTTGGCTGGCTCCTTACAAACGAGCTATCGAAGGTCGGCATAACCGTGCCGTGGAAAAGATAGCCGAACTGACCAACGGCAGCGGGAACCTATCGGAATTTGCCGACGGATACCTCTACTTCGGTCTCCACAAGGAAAAGCGCCACTGGGTATTCCGGGAATGGGCGCCCAATGCTAACGCCATTTATCTGATCGGTACCTTCTCGGATTGGAAAGAGTTACCCCAATACAAACTGTTGGCCATCGGTGGTGGCGTGTGGGAAATCAAACTCCCCCTCAAAACGCTGCACCACCTCGATCTTTACAAGCTGTCGGTCCACTGGAACGGCGGGGAGGGCGAGCGTATCCCGGCCTGGGCTACCCGCGTGGTACAAGACCCCGAGACCTACATCTTCTCGGCTCAGATCTGGGATCCCGAGAAGCCCTTTACATTCACCAAAACCCGGTTCAAACCCAAGACCTCACCTCTGCTCATCTATGAATGCCACATCGGCATGGCCCAGCAGGAGGAGAAGGTGGGCACCTACAACGAATTTCGCGAAAAGATTCTGCCACGCATCGCGGTCGACGGCTACAACGCCATACAGATCATGGCCATACAGGAGCACCCCTACTACGGCTCCTTCGGGTACCACGTGTCGAGCTTCTTCGCTCCCTCGTCGCGGTTCGGCACCCCCGACGACCTGAAAGCGCTCATCGACGAGGCTCACCAGCGGGGCATTGCCGTCATCATGGACATTGTCCACTCACACGCTGTCAAAAACGAAGTAGAAGGGTTGGGACGATTCGACGGCTCCTACGACCAATATTTCTATGGCGACAACCGCCGGGAACACCCGGCCTGGGACTCGCTCTGCTTCGACTACGGCAAGAACGCCGTGATTCACTTCCTGCTCTCCAACTGCAAGTACTGGCTCGACGAGTTCCATTTCGACGGATTCCGGTTCGACGGCGTCACCTCGATGCTCTACTACAACCACGGGTTGGGACAGGCCTTCTGCTCCTACGACGACTACTACAACGGCGGGCAGGACGACAACGCCATCGTCTACCTCACCCTGGCCAACGAGCTTATCCACCAAGTCAATCCCCACGCCATCACCATCGCCGAAGAGATGAGCGGCATGCCGGGTCTGGCGTCCAAGTTCAAGGACGGAGGCATCGGCTTCGACTACCGCATGGCCATGGGTATCCCCGACTTCTGGATCAAGACCATCAAGGAGAAGAAGGACGAGGACTGGAAACCGACGGCCATCTTCTGGGAACTGACCAACCGGCGGGCCGACGAGAAGACCATCAACTATGCCGAGAGTCACGACCAGGCACTGGTGGGCGACAAGACCATCATCTTCCGCCTCATCGACGACGTGATGTACTGGCACATGAGCAAGAACGATACCAACTTTGTCGTAGACCGCGGCATGGCTCTGCACAAGATGATACGGCTCGTCACCCTCTCGACCATCAACGGCGGCTATCTCAACTTCATGGGCAACGAGTTCGGTCACCCCGAATGGATCGACTTTCCCCGCCAGGGTAACGGCTGGTCCTACAAGTATGCCCGCCGCCAGTGGGACCTCGTGGACCGCGACGACCTGAAATACCAATACCTCGGTGCCTTCGACCAAGCCATGATTCACCTGGTGAGTCAAAAGAAAAAGTTCGAGCAGACCCCTATCGTCAAGCTGTGCGAGAACGACGGCGACCAGGTGCTCGCCTTCATGCGCGACGACCTGCTCTTCGTCTTCAACTTCCACCCCTGCAAGTCGTTCAACGGCTACGGCATTCTGGCCCCGGCCGGCGAATACTCGACCCTCATGAGCAGCGACGACCCCGAGTTCGGCGGCTATGGACTCGTCGACAAGAGTGTCCCCCACTTTACCCGACGCGACCCGCTCTTCGAAAACGAGCACAAGGAGTGGCTGCTCCTCTACCTGCCGGCCCGCACGGCACAGATACTCCGCCGGAAGAAACCCGAGGAGATAGGTATCTCGGAACCATCGGAAAAAGTTGAAAAGGCTCCCGGGAAGAAAACCGACTCTAAACCAGCCGCCGGGAAAAAGGCCGCCACGAAACCGGCCACCCGCGCTCCCCGAGCCAAAAAGGAGAGCGGCAAGTAA
- a CDS encoding MBL fold metallo-hydrolase, which translates to MSLQFLSLASGSSGNCYYLGNEEYGILIDAGKGVRTIKKVLREYGIPFEKIIALCITHDHADHIKAAGTLGEKYGIPIYTTETIKNGMNLNYCMVDKIYSAHRPIIKEVPFQIRDFTITAFEVPHDGRDNVGFFITYGNLHFAFATDLGTITPTADKYLRQANYLVIESNYDEAMLLHGTYPPHLKRRILADNGHMNNAHTAEYLAKIYTPALHGIFLCHLSGDNNHPELAYKTIENRLYEEGIRVGKDVELVALTRNHPSALYTFEEPESQE; encoded by the coding sequence ATGAGCTTGCAATTTCTGAGCTTGGCCAGCGGAAGCAGCGGCAACTGTTACTATTTGGGAAATGAAGAATATGGCATACTGATCGACGCCGGCAAGGGCGTGCGCACCATTAAAAAAGTGTTGAGGGAGTATGGCATTCCCTTTGAAAAGATTATAGCACTGTGTATCACTCACGACCATGCCGACCACATCAAGGCGGCCGGGACACTGGGCGAAAAATATGGAATCCCCATCTATACCACCGAGACCATCAAGAACGGCATGAACCTTAACTACTGCATGGTGGATAAGATTTACAGTGCCCACCGGCCCATCATCAAGGAGGTGCCTTTCCAGATCAGAGACTTCACGATTACCGCTTTCGAGGTGCCCCACGACGGGCGCGACAATGTAGGCTTCTTCATCACCTACGGCAACCTGCATTTTGCCTTTGCCACCGATTTGGGAACCATCACTCCTACGGCCGACAAATACCTGCGGCAGGCCAACTACCTGGTTATTGAGTCGAATTACGACGAGGCCATGCTGCTGCACGGCACCTATCCGCCTCACCTCAAACGGCGTATTCTCGCCGACAACGGTCACATGAACAATGCCCACACGGCCGAGTATCTGGCCAAAATCTATACGCCGGCGCTGCACGGTATCTTCCTGTGTCATCTCAGCGGCGACAACAACCACCCCGAGCTGGCCTACAAGACTATCGAGAATCGGCTCTACGAAGAGGGTATCCGTGTAGGGAAAGATGTGGAACTGGTAGCACTCACCCGCAACCACCCTTCGGCGCTCTATACCTTCGAGGAGCCCGAGTCGCAGGAGTAA
- a CDS encoding inorganic phosphate transporter: METFYLIIVIFLFLIAVFDLSVGVSNDAVNFLNSAIGAKAASFKVIMAIAAIGIFVGASMSNGMMDIARHGIYQPQFFYLNEIMCILLAVMLTDVVLLDVFNTMGLPTSTTVSMVFELLGGTFALAIVKTINSNGALQMGDLINTDKALQVIIAIFVSVAIAFFFGVVVQYIARLIFKFNYRRQLKYFGALFGGFASTTIIYFILINGLKASTMMTPEARAWIHENTQLLMGCCFVVTTVLMQILMWCRVNVLKVVVLLGTFALALAFAGNDLVNFIGVPLAGFSAYTDYVANANGLAPDQFLTTSLLESARTPSVFLIGSGIIMVIALFTSKKAQNVIKTSVDLSRQETGEENFGTSPIARKLVRMTTNASSLIINNIPPKARTWLNSRFDKDDVILEHGAAFDLVRASVNLVLASLLIALGTSLKLPLSTTYVTFMVAMGSSLADRAWGRDSAVYRITGVISVIGGWFITAGAAFLFCFIVTMIVYFGGTIAIILMSVLAAYMLIHSQITYNKKLKKEKKSSLAQQLVANKDQENALVLLRQFSREEFTKVLAWSADLYDRVTSGFLHESYRTLRKAMGDIETERHYFKQVKRLGTIGVSHLNDQVGLEKGLYYFQGNDFSYDIIHAIKRTCEPCLEHTDNNFNPLGQAQKESFGMIAQEIVHFLEKCKQVVEENNNHELPALYNQGNILINQLGVLKREEIRQMREQMSYIKVGIVYLTVIQESQNVVAYTINLLKMNQKFQEENQ; the protein is encoded by the coding sequence ATGGAAACATTCTATCTGATTATCGTTATCTTTCTTTTCCTGATTGCCGTCTTTGACCTGTCGGTGGGAGTAAGCAACGATGCCGTGAACTTCCTCAACTCGGCTATCGGCGCCAAAGCCGCCTCCTTCAAAGTGATCATGGCCATCGCGGCAATAGGTATTTTTGTGGGGGCCTCCATGTCGAACGGCATGATGGATATTGCGCGACACGGTATATACCAGCCCCAGTTCTTCTACCTCAATGAAATCATGTGTATCCTGCTGGCGGTGATGCTCACCGATGTGGTGCTGCTCGACGTCTTCAACACGATGGGGCTCCCCACCTCGACCACGGTGTCGATGGTATTCGAGTTGCTGGGCGGTACCTTCGCCCTGGCCATCGTCAAGACCATCAACAGCAACGGTGCCTTGCAGATGGGCGATCTCATCAACACCGACAAGGCGTTGCAGGTGATTATCGCCATCTTCGTATCGGTAGCCATCGCCTTCTTTTTCGGCGTTGTCGTACAGTATATTGCCCGGTTGATTTTCAAATTCAACTATCGCCGGCAACTGAAATATTTCGGAGCGCTGTTCGGCGGTTTCGCTTCCACCACCATCATCTACTTTATTCTTATCAACGGCTTGAAGGCATCGACCATGATGACCCCCGAAGCCCGGGCCTGGATTCACGAGAACACCCAGTTGCTCATGGGCTGCTGCTTCGTGGTGACCACCGTATTGATGCAGATTCTGATGTGGTGCCGCGTGAATGTGCTGAAAGTGGTGGTGCTGCTGGGAACCTTCGCTCTGGCCCTGGCCTTTGCCGGTAACGACCTGGTGAACTTCATCGGTGTACCTCTGGCCGGGTTCTCGGCCTACACCGACTATGTGGCCAATGCCAACGGGCTGGCTCCCGACCAGTTCCTCACCACCTCGCTGCTCGAATCGGCCCGGACGCCTTCGGTATTCCTCATCGGGTCGGGCATCATCATGGTGATTGCCCTGTTCACCTCGAAGAAAGCCCAGAACGTGATCAAGACCTCGGTCGACCTGTCGCGGCAGGAGACAGGCGAAGAGAATTTCGGTACCTCGCCTATCGCCCGCAAACTGGTGCGCATGACCACCAACGCCTCGTCGCTCATCATCAACAACATACCGCCCAAGGCCCGCACGTGGCTCAACAGCCGGTTCGACAAGGACGACGTGATACTCGAACACGGTGCCGCCTTCGACCTGGTGCGTGCCTCGGTCAATCTGGTATTGGCCAGCCTGCTCATCGCCCTGGGTACCTCGCTCAAACTGCCCCTCTCAACCACCTATGTAACCTTCATGGTAGCCATGGGTAGTTCACTGGCCGACCGGGCCTGGGGTCGCGACAGCGCCGTCTACCGCATCACCGGTGTCATCTCGGTAATCGGCGGGTGGTTCATCACCGCCGGCGCCGCCTTCCTCTTCTGCTTCATCGTCACGATGATTGTCTATTTCGGCGGAACCATTGCCATTATCCTGATGAGTGTATTGGCTGCCTACATGCTTATCCACAGTCAAATCACCTATAACAAGAAACTGAAAAAAGAGAAAAAGAGCTCGCTGGCTCAACAACTGGTGGCCAACAAGGACCAGGAAAATGCTCTCGTTCTGTTGCGCCAATTCAGCCGCGAAGAGTTTACCAAAGTCTTGGCTTGGAGTGCCGACCTCTACGACCGGGTAACCTCGGGATTCCTCCACGAGAGCTACCGCACCCTGCGCAAGGCGATGGGCGACATCGAGACCGAACGCCACTACTTCAAACAGGTGAAACGGCTGGGCACCATAGGGGTCTCGCACCTGAACGACCAGGTGGGTCTGGAAAAGGGTCTCTACTACTTCCAGGGCAACGATTTCTCCTACGACATCATTCACGCCATCAAACGGACCTGCGAACCGTGTCTCGAACATACCGACAACAACTTCAACCCGCTGGGTCAGGCTCAGAAAGAGAGCTTTGGCATGATTGCTCAGGAGATTGTTCATTTCCTGGAAAAATGCAAACAGGTTGTCGAGGAAAACAACAACCACGAACTGCCCGCACTCTACAACCAGGGTAACATACTCATCAATCAACTGGGTGTGCTTAAACGGGAAGAGATTCGCCAGATGCGGGAACAGATGTCCTACATCAAGGTGGGCATCGTCTACCTCACCGTGATTCAGGAGTCGCAAAACGTGGTAGCCTACACCATCAACCTCTTGAAGATGAACCAGAAATTCCAGGAAGAGAATCAATAA
- a CDS encoding methyltransferase RsmF C-terminal domain-like protein — protein sequence MIELPAPFIERTRRLLGADYDSFAAALDSESPVSLRLNPGKSHPTEVLGEAVPWSAQGYYLPERPAFTFDPCFHAGAYYVQEASSMFLGRVIAQYIKAPVRYLDLCAAPGGKSTDAIASLPAGSLVVSNEVIPNRAYILAENIVKWGSPYSIVTRNEAADFARLESYFDVIATDVPCSGEGMFRKDSAAIAEWSPAGVARCADRQRQILDDVWQALRPGGLLIYSTCTYNTEENEEMVLYLMNRLGATPLAVDTDPTWGIAPALMPGVTAYRFMPHLTRGEGLFLAVLQKPGDADESGRNRLLDDTQGKRNKAKKGKTGTPAVPDEWRDRLAAPDRFDFTVHNDTLLAIPREYQADYRLLAQHLTLLHAGITLATAKGRDYIPHPALALSTALDLDRAPRFEADLPTALAYLRRESIVLPGNLPRGYLLIAYHGFPLGWVKNLGNRANNLYPQEWRIRSGYTPDNLLALPVEHI from the coding sequence ATGATAGAACTGCCCGCCCCGTTTATCGAACGCACCCGCCGACTGCTCGGTGCCGACTACGACTCGTTTGCCGCCGCTCTCGACTCCGAATCGCCCGTGAGCCTACGCCTCAATCCGGGCAAGAGCCACCCGACAGAGGTGTTGGGTGAGGCGGTTCCCTGGTCGGCACAGGGCTATTACCTGCCCGAACGCCCCGCCTTCACCTTCGACCCCTGTTTCCACGCCGGGGCCTACTACGTGCAGGAGGCCTCTTCGATGTTTCTCGGCCGGGTCATCGCCCAGTACATAAAGGCCCCGGTGCGTTACCTCGACCTCTGCGCCGCTCCCGGCGGCAAGTCGACCGACGCCATCGCCTCGCTGCCGGCCGGCAGTCTGGTGGTAAGCAACGAGGTAATCCCCAACCGGGCCTATATCCTGGCCGAAAATATCGTGAAATGGGGCTCGCCCTACTCGATTGTCACCCGCAACGAGGCGGCCGACTTTGCCCGCCTCGAATCCTATTTCGACGTCATTGCCACCGATGTGCCCTGCTCGGGCGAGGGCATGTTCCGCAAAGACTCCGCCGCCATTGCCGAGTGGTCGCCCGCCGGTGTGGCCCGCTGTGCCGACCGCCAGCGCCAGATTCTCGACGACGTGTGGCAAGCCTTGCGCCCGGGCGGACTGCTCATTTACAGTACCTGCACCTACAATACCGAGGAGAACGAAGAGATGGTACTCTACCTGATGAACCGACTGGGAGCCACCCCGCTCGCCGTCGACACAGACCCGACCTGGGGAATAGCTCCCGCACTCATGCCTGGCGTGACGGCCTACCGCTTCATGCCTCACCTGACCCGAGGCGAAGGGCTCTTCCTGGCGGTTCTGCAAAAACCCGGCGATGCCGACGAGTCCGGACGGAACCGGTTGCTCGACGATACACAGGGCAAACGCAACAAGGCGAAAAAGGGAAAGACGGGCACCCCTGCCGTGCCCGACGAGTGGCGCGACCGGCTGGCTGCTCCCGACCGGTTTGATTTTACGGTTCACAATGATACCCTCCTTGCCATTCCCCGCGAATACCAGGCCGACTACCGGCTGCTCGCCCAACACCTCACCCTACTGCACGCCGGCATTACCCTGGCCACAGCCAAAGGTCGCGACTACATTCCCCACCCGGCACTCGCCCTCTCGACCGCCCTCGACCTAGACCGGGCTCCCCGCTTCGAGGCCGACCTGCCCACGGCTCTCGCCTACCTGCGCCGCGAGAGTATCGTACTGCCCGGCAACCTGCCACGCGGCTACCTCCTCATCGCCTACCACGGCTTCCCCCTCGGGTGGGTCAAGAACCTGGGCAACCGGGCCAACAACCTCTACCCACAGGAGTGGCGCATTCGCAGCGGATATACCCCCGACAACCTGCTTGCACTGCCTGTTGAACACATTTGA
- a CDS encoding SAM-dependent methyltransferase: MLKPALYLIPVPLGDTPIDQVLPAYNREVIAGIRHFVVENVRSARRFLKKSNPDICIDDLTFYELNRHTPATEVSSYLNPLRQGCPVGVISEAGCPAVADPGADVAAIAQREHLPVVPLVGPSSILMSLMASGFNGQSFAFQGYLPIEAGERTRRIKQLEQRVYAEDQTQIFIETPYRNHKMIEDLVRTCRPGTRLCVAANITCPDERIRTLSLGEWAKVSYNYQKTPAIFLLYK; this comes from the coding sequence ATGCTCAAACCTGCCTTATACCTCATACCCGTGCCTCTGGGCGATACGCCCATCGACCAGGTGCTGCCTGCCTACAACCGCGAGGTGATTGCCGGGATACGCCATTTTGTGGTCGAGAATGTGCGCTCGGCCCGTCGTTTCCTCAAAAAGTCGAATCCCGACATTTGTATCGACGACCTCACCTTTTACGAGTTGAACCGCCACACCCCGGCTACCGAGGTGAGCAGTTACCTCAATCCGTTGCGGCAGGGGTGCCCCGTGGGGGTAATCTCCGAGGCCGGTTGCCCGGCCGTGGCCGACCCGGGTGCCGACGTGGCGGCGATTGCCCAGCGCGAGCATCTGCCGGTCGTCCCGTTGGTGGGTCCCTCGTCGATACTGATGTCGCTCATGGCTTCGGGGTTCAACGGGCAGAGTTTCGCCTTTCAGGGCTACCTCCCCATCGAGGCGGGTGAACGCACCCGGCGCATCAAGCAGCTCGAACAACGGGTCTACGCCGAGGACCAGACGCAGATCTTCATCGAGACGCCCTACCGCAACCACAAGATGATCGAGGACCTCGTGCGCACCTGTCGGCCAGGTACCCGCCTGTGTGTGGCGGCCAACATCACCTGTCCCGACGAGCGCATTCGCACGCTGTCGTTGGGCGAGTGGGCCAAAGTCTCCTACAACTACCAGAAGACCCCGGCCATCTTCCTGCTCTACAAGTAG